One segment of Agromyces albus DNA contains the following:
- the mmsA gene encoding multiple monosaccharide ABC transporter ATP-binding protein, which produces MTTNILEMQGITKTFPGVKALSNVTLGVARGEVHAICGENGAGKSTLMKVLSGVYPHGTYEGDIVFENETVAFKDLTDSEAKGIVIIHQELALSPYLSIAENIFLNNEQKSRSGLIDWNKTNHEASKLLARVGLRENPTTKILDIGVGKQQLVEIAKALSKRVKLLILDEPTAALNDEDSDHLLNLILHLKEQGITSIIISHKLNEIKKVADSVTVIRDGKTIETIAKADVTEDRIIKDMVGRDLEHRYPDHTPNIGEELLRVEDWTAHHPQDTTRVMVDKVNLNVRAGEIVGIAGLMGAGRTEFAMSLFGHSYGSRISGSVFLRGKEIKTRSVAEAIDHGIAYATEDRKTYGLNLIEDIKRNISMASLKKLEKYGLVHDNEEYKVANEYRHSMNIKAPNVLVKTGKLSGGNQQKVVLSKWIYSDPQVLILDEPTRGIDVGAKYEIYSIINRLAAEGKGIIVISSELPELLGICDRVYALSEGRITGELPVAEATPEAMLKLMTMEKPR; this is translated from the coding sequence ATGACCACGAACATTCTCGAGATGCAGGGCATCACGAAGACCTTCCCGGGCGTGAAGGCGCTCTCCAACGTCACGCTCGGCGTCGCTCGCGGCGAAGTGCACGCGATCTGCGGCGAGAACGGCGCTGGCAAGTCGACGCTCATGAAGGTGCTCTCGGGCGTCTACCCGCACGGCACCTACGAGGGCGACATCGTCTTCGAGAACGAGACGGTGGCGTTCAAGGACCTCACCGACAGCGAGGCCAAGGGCATCGTGATCATCCACCAGGAGCTCGCCCTCAGCCCCTACCTGTCGATCGCCGAGAACATCTTCCTCAACAACGAGCAGAAGAGCCGCTCAGGCCTGATCGACTGGAACAAGACGAACCACGAGGCGTCGAAGCTCCTCGCGCGCGTCGGACTGCGCGAGAACCCCACGACGAAGATCCTCGACATCGGCGTCGGAAAGCAGCAGCTCGTCGAGATCGCGAAGGCGCTCTCGAAGCGCGTGAAGCTGCTCATTCTCGACGAGCCGACCGCGGCCCTCAACGACGAGGACTCCGATCACCTGCTGAACCTGATCCTGCACCTCAAGGAGCAGGGCATCACGTCGATCATCATCAGCCACAAGCTCAACGAGATCAAGAAGGTCGCCGACTCGGTGACCGTGATCCGCGACGGCAAGACGATCGAGACCATCGCGAAGGCCGACGTCACCGAAGACCGCATCATCAAGGACATGGTCGGCCGCGATCTCGAGCACCGGTACCCCGACCACACGCCGAACATCGGCGAGGAGTTGCTGCGCGTCGAGGACTGGACGGCTCACCACCCGCAAGACACCACTCGCGTCATGGTCGACAAGGTCAACCTCAACGTGCGCGCGGGCGAGATCGTCGGCATCGCGGGCCTCATGGGCGCCGGTCGCACCGAGTTCGCGATGAGCCTCTTCGGGCACTCCTACGGGTCGAGGATCTCGGGCAGCGTGTTCCTGCGCGGCAAGGAGATCAAGACCCGCTCGGTCGCCGAGGCCATCGACCACGGCATCGCCTACGCAACCGAGGATCGCAAGACCTACGGCCTCAACCTCATCGAGGACATCAAGCGCAACATCTCGATGGCGTCGCTCAAGAAGCTCGAGAAGTACGGCCTCGTGCACGACAACGAGGAGTACAAGGTCGCGAACGAGTACCGGCACTCGATGAACATCAAGGCGCCGAACGTGCTCGTGAAGACCGGCAAGCTCTCGGGCGGCAACCAGCAGAAGGTCGTGCTGTCGAAGTGGATCTACTCGGATCCCCAGGTGCTCATCCTCGATGAGCCCACCCGCGGCATCGACGTGGGCGCGAAGTACGAGATCTACTCGATCATCAACCGGCTCGCGGCCGAGGGGAAGGGCATCATCGTCATCTCCTCCGAGCTGCCCGAGCTGCTCGGCATCTGCGACCGGGTGTACGCCCTCTCCGAGGGACGCATCACGGGCGAACTCCCCGTCGCCGAGGCGACGCCCGAAGCAATGCTCAAGCTCATGACCATGGAAAAGCCCCGCTAA
- the mmsB gene encoding multiple monosaccharide ABC transporter permease: MSNPNPTETTESHAVGGTINPVENKFTERLSHILADLGKNGIFIALIAVVVLFSFLTNGILLRPQNISNLVVQNGYILVLAIGMVMVIIAGHIDLSVGSVAAFVGACSGVFAVHWGMPWWIAVILSLAIGAAVGVWQGFWIAFVGIPAFIVTLAGMLIFRGLALVVLGNANIGSFPAEYRGIGNGFLTDLLGEFEIDPLTIGIGAIAIIALVVQQVRTRLGRQKYGQEVEPLIWFITKLVLVGAGITFFAYSLASYKGIPVTLIILAVLVLVYGIVMNRSVFGRHIYAIGGNRHAAELSGIKTRRVDFWLFVNMGVLAALAGLIFTARLNLAGPKAGDGFELEAISAAFIGGAAVQGGVGTIGGAIIGGLIIGVLNNGMSIMGIGIEWQQAVKGLVLLLAVAFDVYNKRRSGGR, encoded by the coding sequence ATGTCGAATCCCAATCCAACTGAGACCACCGAGTCGCATGCCGTCGGCGGCACCATCAACCCCGTCGAGAACAAGTTCACCGAGCGACTCAGCCACATCCTCGCCGACCTCGGCAAGAACGGCATCTTCATCGCCCTGATCGCGGTGGTCGTGCTGTTCTCGTTCCTCACGAACGGCATCCTGCTGCGGCCGCAGAACATCTCGAACCTCGTGGTGCAGAACGGCTACATCCTCGTGCTCGCGATCGGCATGGTGATGGTCATCATCGCCGGCCACATCGACCTCTCGGTCGGATCGGTCGCGGCGTTCGTCGGCGCCTGTTCGGGCGTCTTCGCGGTGCACTGGGGCATGCCCTGGTGGATCGCCGTCATCCTCTCGCTCGCGATCGGCGCCGCTGTGGGGGTGTGGCAGGGATTCTGGATCGCCTTCGTGGGCATTCCAGCGTTCATCGTGACACTCGCGGGAATGCTCATCTTCCGCGGCCTCGCGCTCGTCGTGCTCGGCAACGCGAACATCGGCTCGTTCCCCGCCGAATACCGGGGCATCGGCAACGGCTTCCTCACCGACCTGCTGGGCGAGTTCGAGATCGATCCGCTGACGATCGGCATCGGCGCCATCGCGATCATCGCCCTCGTCGTGCAGCAGGTGCGCACCCGGCTCGGTCGCCAGAAGTACGGCCAAGAGGTCGAGCCTCTCATCTGGTTCATCACGAAGCTCGTGCTGGTCGGGGCGGGAATCACCTTCTTCGCCTACTCGCTCGCGTCGTACAAGGGCATCCCGGTCACGCTCATCATCCTCGCGGTGCTCGTGCTCGTGTACGGCATCGTGATGAACCGATCGGTGTTCGGCCGCCACATCTACGCGATCGGCGGCAACCGCCACGCGGCGGAGCTCTCGGGCATCAAGACGCGACGCGTCGACTTCTGGCTCTTCGTCAACATGGGCGTGCTCGCCGCGCTCGCCGGCCTCATCTTCACCGCGCGACTGAACCTCGCGGGACCGAAGGCCGGTGACGGCTTCGAGCTCGAGGCGATCTCGGCGGCCTTCATCGGCGGCGCTGCGGTGCAGGGCGGCGTCGGCACGATCGGCGGCGCGATCATCGGTGGTCTCATCATCGGTGTGCTGAACAACGGCATGTCGATCATGGGCATCGGCATCGAGTGGCAGCAGGCCGTCAAGGGCCTCGTGCTGCTGCTCGCGGTGGCCTTCGACGTCTACAACAAGCGCCGCTCCGGCGGCCGTTAG
- a CDS encoding L-ribulose-5-phosphate 4-epimerase yields the protein MSGTAPVFEPETEAAIAQVRDDVAKLHGELTRNGLVVWTGGNVSGRVPGADLFVIKPSGVSYDELAPENMILCDLDGTVIPGTPGSDRSPSSDTAAHAYVYRHMPEVGGVVHTHSTFAVAWAARGEEIPCVITAMADEFGGPIPIGPFAIIGDDSIGRGIVDTLAGHRSRAVLMQNHGPFTIGKNAKDAVKAAVMVEDVARSVHFAREAGPLIPIPQHAIDRLYDRYQNVYGQTGDERREATEQSGDARR from the coding sequence GTGAGCGGCACGGCCCCAGTGTTCGAACCCGAGACCGAGGCGGCGATCGCGCAGGTGCGCGACGACGTCGCGAAGCTGCACGGCGAACTGACCCGCAACGGGCTCGTCGTCTGGACGGGCGGAAACGTGTCGGGCCGCGTGCCCGGCGCCGACCTGTTCGTGATCAAGCCCTCGGGCGTCTCGTACGACGAGCTCGCACCCGAGAACATGATCCTCTGCGACCTCGACGGCACCGTGATCCCGGGCACGCCCGGCTCCGACCGCAGCCCGTCGAGCGACACCGCAGCGCATGCCTACGTCTACCGGCACATGCCCGAGGTCGGCGGCGTCGTGCACACCCACTCGACGTTCGCGGTCGCCTGGGCCGCGCGCGGTGAAGAGATCCCGTGCGTCATCACAGCGATGGCCGACGAGTTCGGCGGACCCATCCCGATCGGCCCGTTCGCGATCATCGGCGACGACTCGATCGGCCGCGGCATCGTCGACACCCTCGCCGGCCACCGTTCTCGCGCCGTGCTCATGCAGAACCACGGACCGTTCACGATCGGCAAGAACGCGAAAGACGCGGTCAAGGCCGCCGTCATGGTCGAAGACGTGGCCCGCAGCGTGCATTTCGCCCGCGAGGCCGGACCGCTCATCCCGATCCCGCAGCACGCGATCGACCGCCTCTACGACCGCTATCAGAACGTCTACGGGCAGACTGGTGATGAACGTCGAGAAGCAACCGAACAGAGTGGAGATGCACGCCGATGA
- a CDS encoding xylulokinase, with translation MTETVTAPDEARAAILEGRTSLGIEFGSTRIKACLVGEDPTVVLAVGSHEWENQFVDRVWTYSLDDVWSGLQEAYADLVADVRRRYDAQPQTFGAIGVSAMMHGYLAFDANDELLVPFRTWRNTSTGVASAELSERFGLNIPLRWSIAHLHQAILDEEAHVPDIRFVTTLAGYVHWRLTGRKVIGVGDASGMFPIDSATNDYDSRLLGVYDGLVADRAPGLQVAELLPEVLAAGREAGRLTAEGAALLDPSGALQPGAPLCPPEGDAGTGMVATNAVAPRTGNVSAGTSIFAMVVLERPLSEPHHELDLVTTPAGDPVAMVHCNNGASELAAWVGVFARFAQAAGTHLDSDAVFELLFREALDGEADAGGLLAYNHLAGEPIAGLAEGRPMVVRTPDSRLTLANLMRAQLYGVFGTLALGMRVLDREGVELDRMFAHGGIFRTAGVAQRLLAGALDAPVAVGETASEGGAWGIAVLASYLSASAQTDLGAYLNERVFADAAIDTVDPSPDDVAGFAAFLDRYRAGLAAEAAAVEAL, from the coding sequence ATGACCGAGACCGTCACTGCACCGGATGAAGCGCGGGCTGCGATCCTCGAAGGACGCACGTCGCTCGGCATCGAGTTCGGCTCGACCCGCATCAAGGCGTGCCTCGTCGGGGAGGACCCCACCGTCGTGCTCGCCGTCGGCAGCCACGAGTGGGAGAACCAGTTCGTCGACCGCGTCTGGACCTACTCGCTCGACGACGTCTGGTCGGGCCTCCAGGAGGCGTACGCCGACCTCGTCGCCGACGTGCGACGCCGCTACGACGCGCAACCGCAGACGTTCGGCGCGATCGGCGTGTCGGCGATGATGCACGGCTACCTCGCGTTCGACGCGAACGACGAGCTGCTCGTACCGTTCCGCACGTGGCGCAACACGTCGACGGGTGTGGCCTCCGCCGAGCTCAGCGAGCGGTTCGGGCTCAACATCCCGCTGCGCTGGTCGATCGCCCACCTGCACCAGGCGATCCTCGACGAGGAGGCGCACGTCCCCGACATCCGCTTCGTCACGACCCTCGCGGGCTATGTGCACTGGCGGCTCACGGGTCGCAAGGTGATCGGTGTCGGTGACGCCTCGGGGATGTTCCCGATCGACTCCGCGACGAACGACTACGACTCGCGGCTGCTCGGCGTGTACGACGGGCTCGTCGCCGACCGCGCACCGGGCCTGCAGGTCGCCGAGCTCCTCCCAGAGGTGCTGGCGGCCGGGCGCGAAGCGGGTCGCCTGACCGCCGAGGGCGCCGCGCTCCTCGACCCGTCGGGCGCGCTGCAGCCCGGCGCGCCGCTGTGCCCGCCCGAAGGCGATGCCGGCACGGGCATGGTTGCGACCAACGCGGTCGCGCCGCGCACCGGCAACGTGAGCGCAGGCACGAGCATCTTCGCGATGGTCGTGCTGGAGCGACCACTGTCGGAGCCGCATCACGAGCTCGACCTCGTCACGACGCCGGCGGGCGACCCCGTCGCGATGGTGCACTGCAACAACGGGGCGAGCGAGCTCGCCGCGTGGGTGGGCGTGTTCGCGCGGTTCGCGCAAGCGGCCGGCACCCACCTCGACAGTGATGCGGTCTTCGAGCTGCTCTTCCGGGAGGCCCTCGACGGCGAGGCCGACGCAGGCGGGCTGCTCGCCTACAACCACCTCGCCGGAGAGCCCATCGCTGGGCTCGCCGAGGGCCGGCCGATGGTCGTCCGTACGCCCGACAGCCGGCTCACGCTGGCGAACCTCATGCGCGCGCAGCTCTACGGCGTGTTCGGCACGCTCGCGCTCGGCATGCGGGTGCTCGACCGTGAAGGCGTCGAGCTCGACCGGATGTTCGCGCACGGCGGCATCTTCCGCACCGCCGGCGTCGCCCAGCGGCTCCTCGCCGGCGCGCTCGACGCGCCGGTCGCGGTCGGCGAGACGGCGTCGGAGGGGGGCGCCTGGGGCATCGCCGTGCTGGCGTCGTACCTCTCGGCATCCGCGCAGACCGACCTCGGCGCATACCTGAACGAGCGCGTCTTCGCCGACGCGGCCATCGACACCGTCGACCCGAGCCCCGACGACGTCGCCGGCTTCGCTGCATTCCTCGACCGATACCGGGCGGGCCTCGCCGCCGAGGCCGCCGCCGTCGAAGCGCTCTGA
- the araA gene encoding L-arabinose isomerase has translation MTRTPLTTSLDGYEVWFLTGSQHLYGPETLKQVADQSRQVAETLDAASDVPVKVVWKPVLTDSDAIRRTALEANAADNVIGLVAWMHTFSPAKMWIGGLDALQKPLAHLHTQANVELPWAEIDFDFMNLNQAAHGDREFGYIQTRLGVPRKTIVGHASDPRVQQEFGTWQRAAAGLAASRSMKLARFGDNMRYVAVTEGDKTEAELRLGVQVNTWGVNELAEAVAAASDADVDALVAEYEELYEVVPELRNGGERHQSLRDGAAIELGLRSFLEEGAFGAFTTSFEDLGALKQLPGLAVQRLMAEGYGFGAEGDWKTAVLVRIANVMGAGLPGGASLMEDYTYDLTPGDELILGAHMLEVSPSLTTSKPSLEIHPLGIGGKEDPVRLVFTADPGPAVVVAMSDMRDRFRLTANVVENVELRHPLPKLPVGRAVWKPSPDFATSAAAWLTAGAAHHTVMSTAVGVEVFRDFADMAKLELLVIDEDTTTRDFQREVRWNQAYYRLAQGL, from the coding sequence ATGACCCGCACCCCGCTCACCACTTCGCTCGACGGCTACGAGGTCTGGTTCCTCACCGGCAGCCAGCACCTCTACGGTCCCGAGACCCTCAAGCAGGTCGCCGACCAGTCTCGGCAGGTCGCCGAGACGCTCGACGCGGCATCCGACGTGCCCGTGAAGGTGGTGTGGAAGCCCGTGCTCACCGACTCCGACGCGATCCGCCGCACCGCCCTCGAGGCGAACGCGGCCGACAACGTCATCGGCCTCGTCGCGTGGATGCACACCTTCAGCCCCGCGAAGATGTGGATCGGCGGCCTCGACGCCCTGCAGAAGCCGCTCGCGCACCTGCACACGCAGGCGAACGTCGAGCTGCCCTGGGCCGAGATCGACTTCGACTTCATGAACCTCAACCAGGCCGCGCACGGCGACCGGGAGTTCGGCTACATCCAGACCCGGCTCGGCGTGCCGCGCAAGACGATCGTCGGCCACGCGAGCGACCCGCGCGTGCAGCAGGAGTTCGGCACGTGGCAACGTGCCGCCGCCGGCCTCGCGGCATCACGCAGCATGAAGCTCGCCCGGTTCGGCGACAACATGCGCTACGTCGCCGTGACCGAGGGCGACAAGACCGAGGCCGAGCTGCGGCTCGGCGTGCAGGTCAACACGTGGGGCGTCAACGAGCTGGCCGAGGCGGTGGCAGCGGCATCCGACGCCGATGTCGACGCGCTCGTCGCCGAGTACGAGGAGCTCTACGAGGTCGTGCCCGAGCTGCGGAACGGCGGCGAACGCCACCAGTCGCTGCGCGACGGTGCAGCGATCGAGCTCGGCCTGCGCTCATTCCTCGAGGAGGGCGCCTTCGGCGCGTTCACCACGTCGTTCGAAGACCTCGGTGCCCTGAAGCAGCTGCCGGGCCTCGCGGTGCAGCGGCTCATGGCCGAGGGCTACGGCTTCGGTGCCGAGGGCGACTGGAAGACCGCCGTGCTCGTGCGCATCGCGAACGTCATGGGCGCAGGGCTCCCGGGCGGCGCGTCGCTCATGGAGGACTACACGTACGACCTCACGCCCGGCGACGAGCTCATCCTCGGCGCGCACATGCTCGAGGTGTCGCCGTCGCTCACGACCTCGAAGCCGTCGCTCGAGATCCATCCGCTCGGCATCGGTGGCAAGGAAGACCCCGTGCGCCTCGTGTTCACGGCCGATCCCGGCCCCGCCGTCGTCGTCGCGATGAGCGACATGCGCGACCGGTTCCGCCTCACGGCGAACGTCGTCGAGAACGTCGAGCTGCGGCATCCGCTGCCGAAGCTCCCCGTGGGGCGCGCCGTCTGGAAGCCCTCTCCCGACTTCGCGACGAGTGCCGCCGCCTGGCTCACCGCCGGCGCGGCGCACCACACCGTCATGTCGACTGCGGTGGGCGTCGAGGTGTTCCGCGACTTCGCCGACATGGCGAAGCTCGAGCTGCTCGTCATCGACGAGGACACGACCACCCGCGACTTCCAGCGCGAGGTGCGCTGGAACCAGGCCTACTACCGCCTGGCGCAGGGTCTCTGA
- a CDS encoding LacI family DNA-binding transcriptional regulator: protein MGGTDASGRADAPEPESPEPAPPEPESPAQAEPAGVPTMFDVARRAGVSHQTVSRVLNDLTGVAASTKLRVEQAIAELNYTPSPAARAMAKRRSGSIGLIQAGRPDYGPSSAALGFNEAARAAGFTVSQTSMRTLDADTLTQAVHRQALQRVEAIVLISGEREAVEVLRGIHAGVPLVAVASEDEPGTHRVSLDQYAGARLATEHLIGLGHREIRQVAGPSDSMDAAERRRGFADAIREHGLVLHDPIVGDWMPPSGHAAGELLRSDHDVTAVFVSNDQMSLGLLAAFRAAGLRVPEDVSVIGFDDIPEAAYFAPPLTTMRQDFDGLGRDIMATVLDVLRDEPTAPDRTERVPELVVRESTAPPRGSAR, encoded by the coding sequence ATGGGCGGGACGGATGCCTCGGGCCGGGCGGATGCGCCCGAGCCCGAGTCTCCCGAGCCCGCCCCGCCCGAGCCCGAGTCGCCCGCCCAGGCGGAGCCCGCCGGCGTGCCGACGATGTTCGACGTCGCGCGCCGCGCGGGCGTGTCGCACCAGACGGTCTCCCGCGTGCTCAACGACCTCACCGGCGTGGCCGCCTCCACGAAGCTTCGGGTCGAGCAGGCGATCGCCGAGCTGAATTACACGCCGTCGCCCGCGGCGCGTGCCATGGCCAAGCGCCGGTCGGGATCGATCGGGCTCATCCAGGCCGGGCGACCCGACTACGGACCGTCGAGCGCCGCGCTCGGCTTCAACGAGGCGGCCCGCGCCGCCGGGTTCACCGTGAGCCAGACGAGCATGCGCACTCTTGACGCCGACACGCTCACCCAGGCGGTGCATCGGCAAGCGCTCCAGCGCGTCGAGGCGATCGTGCTCATCTCGGGCGAGCGCGAGGCCGTCGAGGTGCTGCGCGGCATCCACGCCGGCGTGCCGCTCGTGGCTGTGGCATCCGAGGACGAACCCGGCACGCATCGGGTCTCGCTCGACCAGTACGCGGGTGCGCGCCTCGCGACGGAGCACCTCATCGGCCTCGGCCACCGCGAGATCCGGCAGGTCGCTGGGCCCTCCGACTCGATGGATGCCGCCGAGCGCCGCCGCGGATTCGCCGACGCGATCCGCGAGCACGGCCTCGTGCTGCACGACCCGATCGTGGGGGACTGGATGCCGCCGTCGGGGCATGCGGCGGGCGAGCTCCTGCGATCCGACCACGACGTGACCGCCGTGTTCGTGTCGAACGACCAGATGTCGCTCGGCCTGCTCGCGGCGTTCCGCGCCGCCGGCCTCCGGGTGCCCGAAGACGTCAGCGTCATCGGGTTCGACGACATCCCCGAAGCGGCATACTTCGCGCCGCCGCTCACGACCATGCGGCAGGACTTCGACGGCCTCGGCCGCGACATCATGGCGACCGTGCTCGACGTGCTCCGCGACGAGCCGACGGCACCCGATCGCACGGAACGCGTGCCCGAGCTCGTCGTGCGCGAGAGCACGGCGCCGCCGCGCGGTTCTGCTCGCTGA